A stretch of DNA from Betaproteobacteria bacterium:
TGGTTCGATCGCGTCGCCAAATCCGATATCGATGACGATCGTAATCCGCGCGCCGGCCAGCCGCGCCGTCGTACGCAGGCGAAGCCCGCCATATTCAAGTTCCTCCCGTATCAGCTCAACCCGCAACGCATCGACGTCAAATAGGATGCCGTCGTTCTCCTCGATGGCGCAGATTTCCTTGAATACGGCGAGCATCGGCTCGGGCGCTGGATCGCCGTAGCCGAGAAGATCCACGTCGCGTAGGACGATGTGAATCGTCGAACCATGTCGTTATCAGCTTTGCTCCCTTGAGAACGAAGCGATCGCGGCGCGGCGTAGTGCTGAGGCGATAGAGCAGCCGCTCGGTCGCGTAACGCGTGAGGAGCAGATCGAACGCCTGTCCCTTCTCGCGCGCAAGGGTCAGCAGACGAGCTCGAACTGACGCCCCCATGTCACGGGGTGATCTAGCCATCGGTGGTCAACGCACTCACGTACGGTTCCATGGTTTTCCAGACCCGTGCGTCGCTGGCATATCGGGCAATCTGCGCAGGCGTGGCTTTGCGTTTTCGGAGTGCCTCCCGCAGGCCTTCGAGGGCGACGTTGATACCGACGGTGCGGCGATAGCGAAAGAGATCGGCAATGGTCTTGGCGACTCCGAAAATCGGCACGTCGACGCCGTCGATGACGTGCCGCTCGACGCCGTTTTGTAGGTAGTTGTTTGGGAAATGAGCGAAGCGAGCAGGCGGGTATCGGAAGCGCGGACGCCAGTCTTTTGGTCCGATGGCAATCCATACCTTTGCCGGTATTTGATCGGTCAGTTCGTGATAGGCCAGAGCCGAGGTGAGACAGATAACGCCGTTCGGCACGAGCTTCGCCGCTTCGGCCAGGGTGTGATGCGCGTCGATCGATGCATCCGGAAGCTGATACAGCCCGCGTGCGAGACGGACGATCGCACCTTCGCGTTCAAGCCG
This window harbors:
- a CDS encoding transcriptional regulator codes for the protein MTRSIPNTQRERAFASLKSKGMARLSELIAEGVTASTVSRLEREGAIVRLARGLYQLPDASIDAHHTLAEAAKLVPNGVICLTSALAYHELTDQIPAKVWIAIGPKDWRPRFRYPPARFAHFPNNYLQNGVERHVIDGVDVPIFGVAKTIADLFRYRRTVGINVALEGLREALRKRKATPAQIARYASDARVWKTMEPYVSALTTDG